The following coding sequences are from one Triticum dicoccoides isolate Atlit2015 ecotype Zavitan chromosome 4A, WEW_v2.0, whole genome shotgun sequence window:
- the LOC119288223 gene encoding cell division control protein 48 homolog C-like gives MAKRPRNFRAVRSNSFESYLRRVISEAGLAVPGCCADDVAAALRSRHPDLRRKQHAPLVAAVRRALLTVPLAPAPGAEASDSDSDMDSRASSPSSRRRHRSHDAHATASSSTSYSERDDDARAPSPPPAFDVTKAMLRTRYASLTPRKEPAAAAASQQLEIELNAEKPRRRVTTDGGGGGDPKQEAGASEGGGGGGAKGPRFSDLGGMESVIDELMMEVVVPLCHPELPLRLGVRPVAGILLHGPPGCGKTTLAHAIANETGVPFYKISAPEVVSGVSGASEENIRVLFKKAYRTAPSIVFIDEIDAIASKRENLQREMERRIVTQLMTCMDEFHQNVGSDGGDLDSQSSEKKPGYVIVIGATNRPDAVDQALRRPGRFDREISLGVPDEIGRKQILKMLTQNLTLEKDQFDLFKIARATPGFVGADLKALVDKAGNLAMKRIIVERKKQSGGGDLNNKQDWWRHPWSEGEMDSLCITMDDFEEAATMVQPSLRREGFSSVPDVTWGDVGGLDLLKKEFDRCIVRCIKHPEVYKDFGVNMQAGFLLFGPPGCGKTLIAKAVAHDAGANFIHIKGPELLNKYVGESESEVRKIFTRARINSPCILFFDEIDALTTKRGKEGGWVVERLLNQLLVELDGADQRHGVYVIGATNRIDVIDEAVLRPGRFGKKHFVPLPGADERVAILKAHTEKKTLSVDVDLNAIARREECNNLTGADLASLVNEAAMAALEERCEFLAKGDSSMSTDLTNKIKLRHFEHALSKVKPSVSEQQRKHFDALSKKYSAN, from the exons atggcgaagCGCCCGCGCAACTTCCGGGCGGTGCGGTCCAACTCCTTCGAGTCCTACCTGCGGCGGGTCATATCCGAGGCCGGGCTCGCCGTGCCGGGCTGCTGCGCCGACGACGTCGCCGCCGCGCTCCGCTCCCGCCACCCGGACCTGCGCCGCAAGCAGCACGccccgctcgtcgccgccgtccgccgcgcccTCCTCACCGTCCCCCTCGCCCCCGCCCCCGGCGCCGAGgcctccgactccgactccgacatgGACTCccgcgcctcctccccctcctcccgccgccgccaccgcagccaCGACGcccacgccaccgcctcctcctccacctcctactCCGAGCGCGACGACGACGCCCGCGCCCCCTCGCCTCCCCCCGCCTTCGACGTCACCAAGGCCATGCTCCGCACGCGCTACGCCTCCCTCACGCCCCGGAAGGAGCCCGCCGCTGCGGCCGCCAGCCagcagctcgagatcgagctcaacGCGGAGAAGCCCCGCCGGCGCGTCACGAccgatggcggcggtggcggtgaccCCAAGCAGGAGGCAGGGGCCAGCGAAGGAGGGGGCGGCGGAGGGGCCAAGGGGCCCAGGTTTTCTGATCTCGGGGGGATGGAGTCCGTGATTGACGagctgatgatggaggttgtggttCCCCTGTGCCACCCGGAGCTGCCGCTGCGGCTTGGGGTTCGGCCTGTGGCGGGGATTCTGCTGCACGGGCCGCCGGGCTGCGGGAAAACCACTCTCGCCCACGCAATTGCCAATGAGACCGGCGTGCCATTCTACAAGATATCGGCGCCGGAAGTCGTATCTGGGGTCTCTG GAGCTTCTGAGGAAAATATCAGAGTCTTGTTTAAGAAGGCATACAGAACTGCTCCCTCAATTGTATTTATAGATGAGATAGATGCAATTGCATCCAAGAGGGAGAATTTGCAACGTGAAATGGAGCGGCGGATAGTTACACAGTTAATGACATGCATGGATGAATTCCACCAGAATGTTGGATCAGATGGTGGTGACTTGGACTCGCAATCATCTGAAAAGAAGCCTGGCTATGTCATTGTCATTGGAGCTACCAATAGGCCTGATGCTGTTGACCAGGCGCTTCGGAGACCAGGGAGGTTTGATCGAGAAATATCTCTTGGTGTTCCAGATGAGATTGGACGGAAACAGATTTTGAAGATGCTTACTCAGAACCTAACATTGGAGAAAGACCAATTTGACCTGTTCAAGATAGCACGGGCTACACCAGGATTTGTTGGCGCAGACTTGAAGGCATTAGTAGATAAAGCAGGGAATCTTGCAATGAAGAGAATAATTGTTGAAAGAAAAAAACAGAGTGGTGGGGGTGATCTAAACAACAAGCAGGACTGGTGGAGACATCCTTGGAGTGAAGGTGAGATGGATAGCCTATGTATCACTATGGATGACTTTGAG GAAGCAGCCACAATGGTTCAACCATCATTGAGAAGGGAAGGATTTTCTTCTGTGCCTGATGTCACATGGGGAGATGTTGGAGGTCTGGATTTGTTAAAGAAAGAATTTGACCGGTGCATTGTTCGTTGTATCAAGCACCCTGAAGTTTATAAG GACTTTGGAGTGAACATGCAAGCTGGGTTTTTGCTGTTTGGACCTCCAGGCTGTGGGAAAACACTAATAGCAAAAGCAGTTGCACATGATGCAGGGGCAAATTTTATTCACATTAAG GGGCCTGAGCTACTGAACAAGTATGTTGGGGAGAGTGAATCAGAAGTAAGGAAAATATTCACCCGTGCAAGGATTAACTCCCCATGCATCCTATTTTTTGACGAG ATAGATGCTCTGACAACAAAGAGAGGGAAAGAGGGAGGATGGGTTGTTGAACGTCTCCTAAACCAG TTACTTGTTGAACTCGACGGCGCTGATCAGCGTCATGGTGTTTATGTCATTGGAGCCACGAACAG AATTGATGTTATAGATGAGGCTGTCCTACGGCCTGGCAGATTTGGGAAGAAACACTTTGTACCTTTACCTGGTGCTGATGAGCGGGTTGCGATATTGAAAGCACATACTGAAAAAAAAACTCTTTCGGTAGATGTTGATTTGAACGCAATTGCACGTCGAGAGGAGTGCAATAATCTTACTGGTGCTGACCTGGCATCATTG GTGAACGAAGCAGCCATGGCAGCATTGGAAGAGAGGTGCGAATTCCTGGCAAAAGGGGACTCATCAATGAGTACCGACTTGACTAACAAGATAAAACTGCGGCACTTCGAGCATGCTCTGTCTAAAGTAAAGCCCTCGGTATCAGAACAG CAAAGGAAGCACTTCGACGCATTGTCGAAGAAATATTCGGCCAACTAA
- the LOC119288224 gene encoding acetylserotonin O-methyltransferase 1-like, which produces MASHVQEDEITMSSEELLQAQLELYHHCFVYIKSMALGAATELRIADAIHLRGGATTLSDLAADTGIHRTKVSHLQRLMRVLTTSGVFSVDVQASGATVYKLTRVSGLLVGVGGERPRRCDLSPIVSVLVNPVPVTALFSIREWFTDGKSAASSLFEVAHGCTRWEMIAKDAGDDRVFNAGLDADSRFSMEIILREYSGVFGSVRSSLVDVGGAHGTVAAAIAKAFPHIKCTVLDLPVVVAGAPADDNLTFIAGDMFEYIPPADTVLLKWILHDWADEDCVKILRQCKKAIPTRDAGGKVIVMDMVVGTAGSQQTVSKETEVLFDVFMMYIDGTQREEHQWSKIFYEAGFSDYRITPMTGIRSIIEVYP; this is translated from the exons ATGGCGTCGCACGTCCAAGAAGACGAGATTACCATGAGCAGCGAGGAGTTGCTCCAAGCTCAGCTCGAGCTCTACCACCACTGCTTCGTCTACATCAAGTCCATGGCGCTCGGCGCGGCCACCGAGCTGCGAATTGCCGACGCCATACACCTCAGGGGTGGTGCCACCACCTTGTCTGATCTTGCCGCCGACACAGGGATccaccggacgaaggtctcccaccTCCAGCGGCTCATGCGCGTGCTCACCACCTCTGGTGTCTTCTCCGTCGATGTCCAGGCTAGCGGCGCCACCGTGTACAAGCTCACCAGGGTTTCCGGCCTCCTCGTCGGAGTTGGCGGCGAGAGGCCACGCCGCTGCGACCTGTCCCCTATCGTGAGCGTGTTGGTCAACCCGGTGCCCGTCACTGCTCTCTTCAGCATACGCGAGTGGTTCACCGACGGAAAGAGCGCCGCCTCGtcgctctttgaggtggcgcatggCTGTACACGGTGGGAGATGATAGCAAAGGACGCCGGCGATGACCGCGTGTTCAACGCCGGTCTGGACGCGGACAGCCGCTTCAGTATGGAGATCATTCTAAGAGAGTACAGCGGCGTCTTCGGATCCGTGCGCAGCTCACTGGTGGACGTCGGTGGCGCCCATGGCACCGTTGCTGCGGCCATCGCCAAGGCATTCCCGCACATAAAGTGCACCGTGCTGGACCTACCTGTCGTCGTCGCCGGGGCTCCTGCGGATGACAATTTGACCTTCATCGCCGGCGACATGTTTGAGTACATCCCACCAGCGGACACCGTTCTACTCAAG TGGATTTTGCACGATTGGGCAGACGAAGATTGCGTCAAGATACTGCGCCAATGCAAGAAAGCCATTCCGACAAGGGACGCCGGAGGGAAGGTGATAGTCATGGATATGGTGGTCGGAACTGCAGGGTCACAGCAAACCGTGTCCAAGGAGACGGAGGTTTTGTTTGATGTCTTCATGATGTACATCGACGGGACCCAGCGAGAGGAGCATCAGTGGAGCAAGATTTTCTATGAAGCTGGGTTCAGTGACTACAGGATTACACCGATGACTGGAATTCGCTCAATTATTGAAGTCTACCCTTGA